One region of Suncus etruscus isolate mSunEtr1 chromosome 5, mSunEtr1.pri.cur, whole genome shotgun sequence genomic DNA includes:
- the PROC gene encoding vitamin K-dependent protein C — protein sequence MAAGGRSGCFCTAHPSVSNFRMWPLASLVLLLTLWGISGTPASLDSVFYSSESAHQVLRIRKRANTFLEELRASNLERECIEEICDFEEAQEIFQDVDKTLTFWSKYHDEDQCSTTLQEHPCHSPCCGHGRCIDGIGGFSCDCNQGWEGRYCAHEVRFSNCSIDNGDCAHYCLEESGHRRCKCAPGYQLAEDGLQCQPTVKFPCGKPVKQVERRRKNLKRDTEQAEQMDPRLIMGKMTKWGDSPWQVILLDSKKKLVCGAVLIHTFWVLTAAHCFENTKKLTVRLGEYNLRRWENTEVDINIQEIFIHPNYSQKTTDNDIALLYLAQPAPLSQNIVPICLPDKGLSERELTQVGQETVVTGWGFRSETSKNRTSILNFIQIPVASHSECIQVMQNRVTENMLCAGILGDPRDACEGDSGGPMVAAFQDTWFLVGLVSWGEGCGRLHNYGVYTKVSRYLDWIHDHIRTKEHQFQNQSG from the exons ATGGCGGCAGGAGGACGATCTGGCTGTTTTTGCACGGCCCACCCCA GTGTCAGCAACTTCAGAATGTGGCCGCTTGCAAGCCTTGTACTGCTGCTGACCCTCTGGGGAATTTCCGGCACACCTGCTTCTCTTG ACTCAGTGTTCTACAGCAGTGAGAGTGCCCACCAGGTGCTGCGCATCCGCAAACGTGCCAACACCTTCCTGGAGGAGCTCCGGGCCAGCAACCTGGAGCGGGAATGCATCGAGGAGATCTGTGACTTCGAGGAGGCCCAAGAGATTTTCCAAGATGTGGATAAAACT CTGACTTTTTGGTCTAAAtaccatg ACGAGGATCAGTGCTCAACAACGCTCCAGGAGCACCCGTGCCACAGCCCATGCTGTGGCCATGGCAGGTGCATCGACGGCATCGGTGGCTTCAGCTGCGACTGCAACCAGGGCTGGGAGGGACGCTACTGCGCACACG AGGTGCGCTTCTCTAACTGCTCCATAGACAACGGAGACTGCGCGCACTATTGCCTGGAGGAGTCGGGTCACCGCCGCTGCAAGTGCGCGCCTGGCTATCAGCTAGCGGAAGATGGCTTGCAGTGCCAGCCCACAG TAAAGTTCCCTTGTGGGAAGCCAGTTAAACAAGTCGAGAGACGTCGTAAGAACCTGAAGCGTGACACAGAACAAGCAGAACAGATGGATCCACGACTTATCATGGGGAAGATGACTAAATGGGGTGATAGCCCCTGGCAG GTGATCCTGCTGGACTCAAAAAAGAAGCTGGTCTGTGGAGCAGTGCTCATCCATACGTTCTGGGTGCTGACAGCGGCCCACTGCTTTGAAAACACGAAGAAACTCACTGTCAGGCTAG GGGAGTATAACCTGCGGCGCTGGGAGAACACGGAGGTGGACATAAATATCCAGGAGATCTTCATCCACCCCAACTACAGCCAGAAAACCACAGACAACGACATAGCGCTGCTCTACCTAGCACAGCCCGCCCCGCTCTCGCAAAACATTGTGCCCATCTGCCTCCCCGACAAAGGCCTCTCGGAGCGTGAGCTCACGCAGGTGGGCCAGGAGACGGTGGTGACCGGCTGGGGCTTCCGCAGCGAGACCAGCAAGAACCGCACCTCCATACTCAACTTCATCCAGATTCCCGTGGCATCGCACAGCGAGTGCATCCAGGTCATGCAAAACCGAGTCACGGAGAACATGCTTTGCGCAGGCATCCTGGGGGACCCTCGGGATGCCTGTGAGGGCGACAGTGGGGGTCCTATGGTTGCCGCTTTCCAGGACACTTGGTTCTTGGTGGGCCTGGTGAGTTGGGGCGAGGGCTGTGGGCGCCTGCATAACTATGGTGTCTACACAAAAGTCAGCCGCTACCTTGACTGGATCCATGACCACATCAGAACCAAGGAGCACCAATTCCAGAACCAGTCCGGCTAA